CAATTGGCAATGCAGGCATTTTAGATGCCATTATTAAAAAGAATGTCCAAAACGAAAAACAGTTTGAGGAATTACATAGCTTGCTCGTATTCAAGAATATTGTAGGGTTTGAGGAAGCAGTTGGATCCTATAACTTACCAATTGAAAATGAGCAAACATTATTATCCTTTATCGAAGATGCCTCAGAGATGAAAAGTATTCGAGAGATTTCAAAATATGTATATGAAAAAGATGCTTTTATTTATATGGAACAATTAGCATCTATATTAGAAATCGCAGATGCTACTTCTTATATTGCTTTTGACTTTACCTTAGCAAGTCATATGAATTATTACACAGGTATGCTTTTTGAAGTTTTTGCAACAGGCTCTGGGTTCCCACTTGGAAATGGCGGAAGATATGATGGATTACTAAAGGATTTTGGAACAGAAGTTGGTGCGATTGGATTTGGTCTTCGGGTAGATCATTTATTGGAAGTAGTTTCTCGAAAAGTGGATGCTACTGATGAAGTTCTTGTTTTATTTGTAGCACCACAACTTGCTGAAGCACTTAAAACAGCAGAAAAACTACGTGCACAAGGAAAACGTACTACATTGCAGTCGATGGAAGGATTAGAAAATTTAGCAGCATTTGAGAAATACTTTGCAGAAATTGTGCGAATTGGACAAGGAGGAATCGTCCATGAATGAGTTAACGATTGCCATGCCAAAAGG
This window of the Rummeliibacillus pycnus genome carries:
- a CDS encoding ATP phosphoribosyltransferase regulatory subunit, with the protein product MSPIRKFEKPLGMRDTFPKIFEKKEVIRQTGREFLRLRGFDFIQTPTLEYYDTVGKASAIVDPSLFKLVDSQGNTLVLRPDMTTPIARVASSKLLKEKIPLRLSYFANVFRAQQLEGGRPAEFEQMGIEIIGDSSVYADAEVILTAIHLLKVLGVEEFKITIGNAGILDAIIKKNVQNEKQFEELHSLLVFKNIVGFEEAVGSYNLPIENEQTLLSFIEDASEMKSIREISKYVYEKDAFIYMEQLASILEIADATSYIAFDFTLASHMNYYTGMLFEVFATGSGFPLGNGGRYDGLLKDFGTEVGAIGFGLRVDHLLEVVSRKVDATDEVLVLFVAPQLAEALKTAEKLRAQGKRTTLQSMEGLENLAAFEKYFAEIVRIGQGGIVHE